The Corvus hawaiiensis isolate bCorHaw1 chromosome 1, bCorHaw1.pri.cur, whole genome shotgun sequence genomic sequence CAGGAACGCACACGGCAGAAGCCAGGAAATGAAGAGGCCGCAGTGTAGGAAACgagggcacagcccctgccattAGCTGGGATGGTGCACATTTGCCATGAGCTGGTCACAAAATTATTACTTCCACCAAGGTGCTACTGGGCCTGAGGCAGTGCAGGACTGCTATAAAAGGCAGCCCAAGTCTCTGCTCTCGCATCCActtctctcacctcctcctcaggAATCAGGTGAGTGGGAAGCCTCcaatccttctcctccttctctcctcctgcttccagacCAGCTCTTTCCTGGCTGGAGGTCTCAGCTGATCGAGGCtgtcagagcccagggctggcagctgcttctgctgggagaaggcagggggGAGAAGATCTtgtgcagagagaggctgggactTGGCTGAGGTGGCTCCTGGGCTTTGAGGTGGGCACTGCAGTGTGGGCCAGGAggtgccttggctgcagggtgcttgggggcactgctgcttctcaagCGTCCTTAcattctgcttctccctgccctctgtgccaggtgcaCCTGTGACCCCGAGCCATGTCCTGCAacccttgctgccagccctgcggcccctgcccgctggccaacagctgcaatgagtgctgtgtcaggcagtgccagagctccacCGTGGCCATCCAGCCCTCCGCAGTCGTGGTGACCCTGCCcgggcccatcctcagctccttcccacagaacaccGTGGTGGGATCCTCTACCTccgctgctgttggcagcatcctcagctctggtGGAGTGCCCATCAACTCTGGCGGCTTtgacatctcctgcatcaccaGCGGCTATGGCGGCAGATGCTGTCCCCCCTGCTAAATCTGCTGGCAACATCCTCGAGCAAGAACCTCCACGACCTCAGAACTTGGGGCTGGACTGAAGATGGATCTTGGGAACAACGGATTTAACCCCTTGgattactgctgttttcttccactctcttcccctccctccctttcctgtcaGCACCACTCAATGCCAGCCTACTGGGACCTGTTGGCCTCCCTCcgttcctctgcaggccaggCAGACGGACACCCCCACTGCACCTCAGTGGTTGCTCCTGGTGTCCTCTCTGAGCCTGTTCTTCCTTAGACTCAATAAAGTTGTTTTGCATCCAAACCTGggcctctgctttctccttccttgtgtGGCACCTCCTCCAGTGAGCTCAGGGCAAAAGGTGGACACAGCAGAGGGTGGACACTTCACGGTGGACTTTAATTTGTGCCTTTTCCATTGGAGCTGACAAACACATCCCTGGCTTCTCCAAAATGGTGACCAGCAGGAGAGGATGATGTTAAAAGGTCACCGGTGAGGGAATGGCAATCAGCAATGCCTGGGGATAGTCCACAACGTCCTCTCTTCAAACAGCTCCCTCACAATAAGCCTTCTGCCCACCTTCTGTCCAGACACGCAGGGCTGAGGGGTTTCACTGGCTCAACCAAGCATGAGAACAGAACCAAAATCCTCCTCACAtcgtgctggcagctgccactttttccccttctgggTGTGGGAGAGGAGCAAATCTTCCACCTTCTTGCCTCCACCTCCCAGACATGGTCAAACTCTTTTCTCCACATGCCTCGTGCTCTTTGACAGCATCCTTCTCCCATAGCTCCTGGCTCAGGACAAAGGCCACGGTGGCCACAGGACTCCCCCATCTCCACAGAGCCACCAGAACCCGGTAACCTCCAAGTTTCTCCATGAGGCAGGAGCAAGGAGCCCGGGAAAGAGCGGAGTGtcccaaggctgcctggaggcagCATCAAAGGGATGGCCTGGCTTTGGGACTGTCCTCGGTGTGCCGTGAGGGCCGTGGGCCTCTCCAGGTCCCTGCCGATAACGCGGGGCTGAGTGTGTGCGagtggctggcactgctgggcagggaagtcCCTACGAGGCTTGCAATGGCTGGGCTGAGACGTGAGCTCAGGCACAGCtgtggacacacacacacagacacacaaacgGGCACTGACACATTGCCAGCCTGCCCAGGTGTGCACAGAGATGAACCCAGACGCACAGACCCCAGCAAACGTGCACAGGCGCACGGGCAGGGGGCTGCACACaagtgctctgccctgtgcacaaCCATCCCCGTGTAGGCCAGAGGCTCTCAGGGGGTGTTCACACAAGTGCACAAGCCCAGGGATGTGCAGGCACTCGCAcacactggggcacagccacGCTGCCACGCACATTATTGCGGGGCAGCACATGGGGCACAGGCCATGGCAAGGGATGTgactcaggagctgctgggcagctcccagccagagcagggacacagcactccaagcAGGACAGAAGCTCAGGCAGCAGTGCTACAGGAGTCTCATGGATTGTGCAGGCCGAGGAGGAAGGCAAAGAGCTTCTACCCCATGGGAAAAGCACACAGGGGAGCCCTTGGGCGACAATTCAaagagcagagggctgggagcagatgaGGCCCTTCCAGTCAGCAGGAATTAGAAAAAATCTGGCAGGGACAAATCACCAGAGTGCCTCAGGCTGGCATCACCTGCCTCCTTGGCATCCCTTCTGCAATTAAttcataatttcataatttctgcACACCAACACATCCTTGCCCTCAGGAAAACTGGAATCTCACATACCAGCTCTCAGAAGAAGTGTCCgtgagggaatgggaatgatgTAGGCCAGGAAACGCAAAGTCATGGTAGAGGGAACCAGCACGTCATGCCGTACCATTCCCAGAGATCTTTCCATTCATTGGGATCACACAGGAAATTTATCACTCAGGCAGCACGGACTTTGAGCCCTGAGGCACTGTGGGGCCAGCATAAAAGGCAGCCTAACTGGTGGCTGTCTCATCCACttctgtcacctcctgctccttgggaACCAGGTGAGTTGGAAGCCCCTTTCTCCTCCACCTTCTCTAGGACAGGGTTGAGCTTTCCAGCCCTTGTTCCCGCTCCTTGTTCTTCTGGGGTGTTCTCCGATGGTGCTCGTgtgggcagaggggagagcGTGTGTTCTGGCcagaggctgaggctgggctgaggTGCTTCTTTGcatccaggctgggcagcagcacggctggggctggctgagctCTGAAGGAGCGTGCTGGGCTGAGGCCCAGGATCCCCAGTTTGGGCCcgcacaggctggagctgcgCAAGCAGCAGGGGCCTTGTGTTGCTGGGGGTGCCTTGCGGGCTGTGTCTCAGGTGTGCGtgtgctctgcttcctccctgccctctgtgccaggtgcagcgCCAGGCTCGAGACATGTCCTGCCCTGAGAAGTGCCAGCAGTGCCGGCCCTGCAacccttgctgccagccctgcggcccctgcccgctggccaacagctgcaatgagtgctgtgtcaggcagtgccagagctccacCGTCGTCATTGAGCCgcctgctgtgctggtgaccctgcccgggcccatcctcagctccttcccacagaacaccgtggtgggatcctccacctccgctgccgttggcagcatcctcagctctgaaGGAGTGCCCATCAGCTCCGGGGGCTTtgacatctcctgcatcaccaGCGGCTATGGTGAAAGATGTTGTCGTCCCTGCTAAAGCTGCTGCCGCCACCAACATCCTCAGGCAAGAACCTCCACGACCTCAGAACACGCTGCTGGACTGAAGACAGAACTTTAAGACTCTGGATTTAGAGCTTCTGCCTAttgtttcctctcctctcctcgcctctcctctcctctcttttttctcttccttttcatttcctgtcaGCACCGCTCAATGCCAGCCCTAGTGGGACCTGCTggcctccttccctctgcaggccGGCCAGATGGACACCCCCACTGCATCTTAgcggctgctcctggtgccctcTGTGagcctcctccttttcttcttttgactcAATAAAGTTGGTTTTGCATTCAAACTTTGGCCTCtgatttctccttcttcctgttGCAACTCTGCCTGTTTGCCCATTGGAAAAAGTGGAGGAAGCTGAGCGCTGGAATCCCGGCAGTGCAATtttctttgttccctttctCTTGGAGCTGACAAAGATGTGCCTCactgtgaggctggtgaggcactGTAGGAAattgcccagaaaagttttgGATGCCTcaaccctggaagtgtgcaaggccaggttggacacctCTTTGATCGACCCGGTTTAGTGGGTGGCGTCAGTGCCCGTCTGCTGAGGGCAGCGGGAGTGGaaataaatgatctttaagttcccttccagcccagaccaTTTCTAATGACATACGCTTTCACAGAGGCATCACCAGAGTGACAAATGTGCTCAGTGTTGGGCAGCGCTGAGTCCCCTTTGGACACCCTTGGAACTGACTCAGTCAGACGCGGCGGGAGACGCTGCACTCCTCCCACAGAGCCCATTCCTGCAGCCTTATTTACAAAGTTGGCCTTCCTGAGCACCCACTACACATGAGGAAGCCCTGCTTCCCGGGAAGTGGCCAGCCATCACTTGCTGAGGGAAGTTggacataaaattatttatttttctgcttttctcatacACGCATAacgctttgtgtttgctttagcaAACTGCCTTGTAACAAGCTCcaagttgttttctcttttattttctcttctctgtccacTGCACACATGGGATTGATAGAGTGGCGTGGTGAGCACCATCCATGCAGCCAAGGCCAACCTTGGGACAGCTGGTCATCCAGCCCAGGGCAAGAGCAGGAATGAGCTGCAGAAGCGGGCATGGGCTGTTGGCCAAAGGGAGACGTATTAGAGGGGAAGCAAGACCACAAAGCATATCTGAGCCACTTCCCGAATGCTCCAGAACACCAGGCTGCACATGAAAACTCATGTGCTCTCACgcagagatgagggagagaGGTGCATGTGTACAAGAAGAACAAGAGTGATGCCCTGAGAACTTTgccacaaacaaacccacaggaaTGACACAGGTTCACCTCACGTGCCCGCATGGAATGCCACCAGACCATGAAGCGAGCATTCTGCCGACTCTGACGTGTTTATGTCCTGGAAATACTTAGGCCTCTCATCCCGGCCCTAACAGAAGTCTTCACACAGGAACGCACACGGCAGAAGCCAGGAAATGAAGAGGCCGCAGTGTAGGAAACgagggcacagcccctgccattAGCTGGGATGGTGCACATTTGCCATGAGCTGGTCACAAAATTATTACTTCCACCAAGGTGCTACTGGGCCTGAGGCAGTGCAGGACTGCTATAAAAGGCAGCCCAAGTCTCTGCTCTCGCATCCActtctctcacctcctcctcaggAATCAGGTGAGTGGGAAGCCTCCAacccctctcctccttctctcctcctgcttccagacCAGCTCTTTCCTGGCTGGAGGTCTCAGCTGATCGAGGCtgtcagagcccagggctggcagctgcttctgctgggagaaggcagggggGAGAAGATCTtgtgcagagagaggctgggactTGGCTGAGGTGGCTCCTGGGCTTTGAGGTGGGCACTGCAGTGTGGGCCAGGAggtgccttggctgcagggtgcttgggggcactgctgcttctcaagCGTCCTTAcattctgcttctccctgccctctgtgccaggtgcaCCTGTGACCCCGAGCCatgtcctgctgccagccctgcaacccttgctgccagccctgcggcccctgcccgctggccaacagctgcaatgagtgctgtgtcaggcagtgccagagctccacCGTGGCCATCCAGCCCTCCGCAGTCGTGGTGACCCTGCCcgggcccatcctcagctccttcccacagaacaccgtggtgggatcctccacctccgctgctgttggcagcatcctcagctctggcGGAGTGCCCATCAGCTCTGGCGGCTTtgacatctcctgcatcaccaGCGGCTATGGCGGCAGATGCTGTCCCCCCTGCTAAATCTGCTGGCAACATCCTCGAGCAAGAACCTCCACGACCTCAGAACTTGGGGCTGGACTGAAGATGGATCTTGGGAACAACGGATTTAACCCCTTGgattactgctgttttcttccactctcttcccctccctccctttcctgtcaGCACCACTCAATGCCAGCCTACTGGGACCTGTTGGCCTCCCTCcgttcctctgcaggccaggCAGACGGACACCCCCACTGCACCTCAGTGGTTGCTCCTGGTGTCCTCTCTGAGCCTGTTCTTCCTTAGACTCAATAAAGTTGTTTTGCATCCAAACCTGggcctctgctttctccttccttgtgtGGCAACTCCTCCAGTGAGCTCAGGGCAAAAGGTGGACACAGCAGAGGGTGGACACTCCACGGTGGACTTTAATTTGTGCCTTTTCCATTGGAGCTGACAAACACATCCCTGGCTTCTCCAAAATGGTGACCAGCAGGAGAGGATGATGTTAAAAGGTCACCGGTGAGGGAATGGCAATCAGCAATGCCTGGGGATAGTCCACAACGTCCTCTCTTCAAACAGCTCCCTCACAATAAGCCTTCTGCCCACCTTCTGTCCAGACACGCAGGGCTGAGGGGTTTCACTGGCTCAACCAAGCATGAGAACAGAACCAAAATCCTCCTCACAtcgtgctggcagctgccactttttccccttctgggTGTGGGAGAGGAGCAAATCTTCCACCTTCTTGCCTCCACCTCCCAGACATGGTCAAACTCTTTTCGCCACATGCCTCGTGCTCTTTGACAGCATCCTTCTCCCATAGCTCCTGGCTCAGGACAAAGGCCACAGTGGCCACAGGACTCCCACATCTCCACAGAGCCACCAGAACCCGGTAACCTCCAAGTTTCTCCATGAGGCAGGAGCAAGGAGCCCGGGAAAGAGCGGAGTGtcccaaggctgcctggaggcagCATCAAAGGGATGGCCTGGCTTTGGGACTGTCCTCGGTGTGCCGTGAGGGCCGTGGGCCTCTCCAGGTCCCTGCCGATAACACGGGGCTGAGTGTGTGCGagtggctggcactgctgggcagggaagtcCCTACGAGGCTTGCAATGGCTGGGCTGAGACGTGAGCTCAGGCACAGCtatggacacacacacacacacacagacacacaaacgGGCACTGACACATTGCCAGCCTGCCCAGGTGTGCACAGAGATGAACCCAGACGCACAGACCCCAGCAAACGTGCACAGGCGCACGGGCAGGGGGCTGCACACaagtgctctgccctgtgcacaaCCATCCCCGTGTAGGCCAGAGACTCTCAGGGGGTGTTCCCACGAGTGCACAAGCCCAGGGATGTGCAGGCACTCGCAcacactggggcacagccacGCTGCCACGCACATTATTGCGGGGCAGCACATGGGGCACAGGCCATGGCAAGGGATGTgactcaggagctgctgggcagctcccagccagagcagggacacagcactccaagcAGGACAGAAGCTCAGGCAGCAGTGCTACAGGAGTCTCATGGATTGTGCAGGCCGAGGAGGAAGGCAAAGAGCTTCTACCCCATGGGAAAAGCACACAGGGGAACCCTTGGGCGACAATTCAaagagcagagggctgggagcagatgaGGCCCTTCCAGTCAGCAGGAATTAGAAAAAATCTGGCAGGGACAAATCACCAGAGTGCCTCAGGCTGGCATCACCTGCCTCCTTGGCATCCCTTCTGCAATTAAttcataatttcataatttctgcACACCAACACATCCTTGCCCTCAGGAAAACTGGAATCTCACATACCAGCTCTCAGAAGAAGTGTCCgtgagggaatgggaatgatgTAGGCCAGGAAACGCAAAGTCATGGTAGAGGGAACCAGCACGTCATGCCGTACCATTCCCAGAGATCTTTCCATTCATTGGGATCACACAGGAAATTTATCACTCAGGCAGCACGGACTTTGAGCCCTGAGGCACTGTGGGGCCAGCATAAAAGGCAGCCTAACTGGTGGCTGTCTCATCCACttctgtcacctcctgctccttgggaACCAGGTGAGTTGGAAGCCCCTTTCTCCTCCACCCTCTCTAGGACAGGGTTGAGCTTTCCAGCCCTTGTTCCCGCTCCTTGTTCTTCTGGGGTGTTCTCCGATGGTGCTCGTgtgggcagaggggagagcGTGTGTTCTGGCcagaggctgaggctgggctgaggTGCTTCTTTGcatccaggctgggcagcagcacggctggggctggctgagctCTGAAGGAGCGTGCTGGGCTGAGGCCCAGGATCCCCAGTTTGGGCCcgcacaggctggagctgcgCAAGCAGCAGGGGCCTTGTGTTGCTGGGGGTGCCTTGCGGGCTGTGTCTCAGGTGTGCGtgtgctctgcttcctccctgccctctgtgccaggtgcagcgCCAGGCTCGAGACATGTCCTGCCCTGAGAAGTGCCAGCAGTGCCGGCCCTGCAacccttgctgccagccctgcggcccctgcccgctggccaacagctgcaatgagtgctgtgtcaggcagtgccagagctccacCGTCGTCATTGAGCCgcctgctgtgctggtgaccctgcccgggcccatcctcagctccttcccacagaacaccgtggtgggatcctccacctccgctgccgttggcagcatcctcagctctgaaGGAGTGCCCATCAGCTCCGGGGGCTTtgacatctcctgcatcaccaGCGGCTATGGTGAAAGATGTTGTCGTCCCTGCTAAAGCTGCTGCCGCCACCAACATCCTCAGGCAAGAACCTCCACGACCTCAGAACACGCTGCTGGACTGAAGACAGAACTTTAAGACTCTGGATTTAGAGCTTCTGCCTAttgtttcctctcctctcctcgcctctcctctcctctcttttttctcttccttttcatttcctgtcaGCACCGCTCAATGCCAGCCCTAGTGGGACCTGCTggcctccttccctctgcaggccGGCCAGATGGACACCCCCACTGCATCTTAgcggctgctcctggtgccctcTGTGagcctcctccttttcttcttttgactcAATAAAGTTGGTTTTGCATTCAAACTTTGGCCTCcgatttctccttcttcctgttGCAACTCTGCCTGTTTGCCCATTGGAAAAAGTGGAGGAAGCTGAGCGCTGGAATCCCGGCAGTGCAATtttctttgttccctttctCTTGGAGCTGACAAAGATGTGCCTCactgtgaggctggtgaggcactGTAGGAAattgcccagaaaagttttgGATGCCTcaaccctggaagtgtgcaaggccaggttggacacctCTTTGATCGACCCGGTTTAGTGGGTGGCGTCAGTGCCCGTCTGCTGAGGGCAGCGGGAGTGGaaataaatgatctttaagttcccttccagcccagaccaTTTCTAATGACATACGCTTTCACAGAGGCATCACCAGAGTGACAAATGTGCTCAGTGTTGGGCAGCGCTGAGTCCCCTTTGGACACCCTTGGAACTGACTCAGTCAGACGCGGCGGGAGACGCTGCACTCCTCCCACAGAGCCCATTCCTGCAGCCTTATTTACAAAGTTGGCCTTCCTGAGCACCCACTACACATGAGGAAGCCCTGCTTCCCGGGAAGTGGCCAGCCATCACTTGCTGAGGGAAGTTggacataaaattatttatttttctgcttttctcatacACGCATAacgctttgtgtttgctttagcaAACTGCCTTGTAACAAGCTCcaagttgttttctcttttattttctcttctctgtccacTGCACACATGGGATTGATAGAGTGGCGTGGTGAGCACCATCCATGCAGCCAAGGCCAACCTTGGGACAGCTGGTCATCCAGCCCAGGGCAAGAGCAGGAATGAGCTGCAGAAGCGGGCATGGGCTGTTGGCCAAAGGGAGACGTATTAGAGGGGAAGCAAGACCACAAAGCATATCTGAGCCACTTCCCGAATGCTCCAGAACACCAGGCTGCACATGAAAACTCATGTGCTCTCACgcagagatgagggagagaGGTGCATGTGTACAAGAAGAACAAGAGTGATGCCCTGAGAACTTTgccacaaacaaacccacaggaaTGACACAGGTTCACCTCACGTGCCCGCATGGAATGCCACCAGACCATGAAGCGAGCATTCTGACGACTCTGACGTGTTTATGTCCTGGAAATACTTAGGCCTCTCATCCCGGCCCTAACAGAAGTCTTCACACAGGAACGCACACGGCAGAAGCCAGGAAATGAAGAGGCCGCAGTGTAGGAAACgagggcacagcccctgccattAGCTGGGATGGTGCACATTTGCCATGAGCTGGTCACAAAATTATTACTTCCACCAAGGTGCTACTGGGCCTGAGGCAGTGCAGGACTGCTATAAAAGGCAGCCCAAGTCTCTGCTCTCGCATCCActtctctcacctcctcctcaggAATCAGGTGAGTGGGAAGCCTCcaatccttctcctccttctctcctcctgcttccagacCAGCTCTTTCCTGGCTGGAGGTCTCAGCTGATCGAGGCtgtcagagcccagggctggcagctgcttctgctgggagaaggcagggggGAGAAGATCTtgtgcagagagaggctgggactTGGCTGAGGTGGCTCCTGGGCTTTGAGGTGGGCACTGCAGTGTGGGCCAGGAggtgccttggctgcagggtgctTGGGGGCACTGCTGATTCTCAAGCGTCCTTAcattctgcttctccctgccctctgtgccaggtgcaCCTGTGACCCCGAGCCATGTCCTGCAacccttgctgccagccctgcggcccctgcccgctggccaacagctgcaatgagtgctgtgtcaggcagtgccagagctccacCGTGGCCATCCAGCCCTCCCCAGTGGTGGTGACCCTGCCcgggcccatcctcagctccttcccacagaacaccgtggtgggatcctccacctccgctgctgttggcagcatcctcagctctggcGGAGTGCCCATCAACTCTGGCGGCTTtgacatctcctgcatcaccaGCGGCTATGGCGGCAGATGCTGTCCCCCCTGCTAAATCTGCTGGCAACATCCTCGAGCAAGAACCTCCACGACCTCAGAACTTGGGGCTGGACTGAAGATGGATCTTGGGAACAACGGATTTAACCCCTTGgattactgctgttttcttccactctcttcccctccctccctttcctgtcaGCACCACTCAATGCCAGCCTACTGGGACCTGTTGGCCTCCCTCcgttcctctgcaggccaggCAGACGGACACCCCCACTGCACCTCAGTGGTTGCTCCTGGTGTCCTCTCTGAGCCTGTTCTTCCTTAGACTCAATAAAGTTGTTTTGCATCCAAACCTGggcctctgctttctccttccttgtgtGGCACCTCCTCCAGTGAGCTCAGGGCAAAAGGTGGACACAGCAGAGGGTGGACACTCCACGGTGGACTTTAATTTGTGCCTTTTCCATTGGAGCTGACAAACACATCCCTGGCTTCTCCAAAATGGTGACCAGCAGGAGAGGATGATGTTAAAAGGTCACCGGTGAGGGAATGGCAATCAGCAATGCCTGGGGATAGTCCACAACGTCCTCTCTTCAAACAGCTCCCTCACAATAAGCCTTCTGCCCACCTTCTGTCCAGACACGCAGGGCTGAGGGGTTTCACTGGCTCAACCAAGCATGAGAACAGAACCAAAATCCTCCTCACAtcgtgctggcagctgccactttttccccttctgggTGTGGGAGAGGAGCAAATCTTCCACCTTCTTGCCTCCACCTCCCAGACATGGTCAAACTCTTTTCTCCACATGCCTCGTGCTCTTTGACAGCATCCTTCTCCCATAGCTCCTGGCTCAGGACAAAGGCCACGGTGGCCACAGGACTCCCCCATCTCCACAGAGCCACCAGAACCCGGTAACCTCCAAGTTTCTCCATGAGGCAGGAGCAAGGAGCCCGGGAAAGAGCGGAGTGtcccaaggctgcctggaggcagCATCAAAGGGATGGCCTGGCTTTGGGACTGTCCTCGGTGTGCCGTGAGGGCCGTGGGCCTCTCCAGGTCCCTGCCGATAACACGGGGCTGAGTGTGTGCGagtggctggcactgctgggcagggaagtcCCTACGAGGCTTGCAATGGCTGGGCTGAGACGTGAGCTCAGGCACAGCtgtggacacacacacacagacacacaaacgGGCACTGACACATTGCCAGCCTGCCCAGGTGTGCACAGAGATGAACCCAGACGCACAGACCCCAGCAAACGTGCACAGGCGCACGGGCAGGGGGCTGCACACaagtgctctgccctgtgcacaaCCATCCCCGTGTAGGCCAGAGGCTCTCAGGGGGTGTTCACACAAGTGCACAAGCCCAGGGATGTGCAGGCACTCGCAcacactggggcacagccacGCTGCCACGCACATTATTGCGGGGCAGCACATGGGGCACAGGCCATGGCAAGGGATGTgactcaggagctgctgggcagctcccagccagagcagggacacagcactccaagcAGGACAGAAGCTCAGGCAGCAGTGCTACAGGAGTCTCATGGATTGTGCAGGCCGAGGAGGAAGGCAAAGAGCTTCTACCCCATGGGAAAAGCACACAGGGGAGCCCTTGGGTGACAATTCAaagagcagagggctgggagcagatgaGGCCCTTCCAGTCAGCAGGAATTAGAAAAAATCTGGCAGGGACAAATCACCAGAGTGCCTCAGGCTGGCATCACCTGCCTCCTTGGCATCCCTTCTGCAATTAAttcataatttcataatttctgcACACCAACACATCCTTGCCCTCAGGAAAACTGGAATCTCACATACCAGCTCTCAGAAGAAGTGTCCgtgagggaatgggaatgatgTAGGCCAGGAAACGCAAAGTCATGGTAGAGGGA encodes the following:
- the LOC125335416 gene encoding feather keratin Cos1-2-like → MSCNPCCQPCGPCPLANSCNECCVRQCQSSTVAIQPSPVVVTLPGPILSSFPQNTVVGSSTSAAVGSILSSGGVPINSGGFDISCITSGYGGRCCPPC
- the LOC125331284 gene encoding feather keratin Cos1-1/Cos1-3/Cos2-1-like, whose translation is MSCPEKCQQCRPCNPCCQPCGPCPLANSCNECCVRQCQSSTVVIEPPAVLVTLPGPILSSFPQNTVVGSSTSAAVGSILSSEGVPISSGGFDISCITSGYGERCCRPC
- the LOC125331300 gene encoding feather keratin Cos1-2-like; its protein translation is MSCCQPCNPCCQPCGPCPLANSCNECCVRQCQSSTVAIQPSAVVVTLPGPILSSFPQNTVVGSSTSAAVGSILSSGGVPISSGGFDISCITSGYGGRCCPPC